Proteins from one Chitinophaga oryzae genomic window:
- a CDS encoding oleate hydratase, with product MHDSNKHAWFVGGGLASLAAAVYLIEDAGFKGENIHIIEALPVLGGSNDGAGAKQEGFVCRGGRMLNEETYENFWDLTSRIPSLEVPNISVKDEILAFDHANPTHAKARLIDKYGKILDVHSMGFDHDDRMKMLKLFFTDENELDHMTIREWFGDHFFTTNFWYMWQTTFAWQEWSSLFEFRRYMNRMILEFSRIDTLEGVTRTPYNQYESVILPIKKYLDKFGIDYSLKRTVTDLVFKDGDGITVTAIQYQDADGKTGSIALQEGDLCFFTNGCITDNSNNGDYKTPARYLPDNPPSFALWKKIALKKPRLGNPDPFFGKPDETKWYSFTATFRGNTMLKLIEAFSGNKPGSGALMTFRDSSWRMSIVVAAQPHFKAQGDDTTIFWGYGLYPDRTGDFVQKRMIDCTGEEILTELIHQLHFEQHENEIKESVVNVIPVMMPYIDALFQPHAKADRPPVVPKGSTNLAMISQFVEIPQDMVFTEEYSVRAARTAVYTLLNIDKEVAPVTPYNRRPDVLAKAVHTAYR from the coding sequence ATGCACGATAGCAACAAACACGCCTGGTTTGTAGGCGGAGGCCTCGCTTCACTGGCAGCAGCCGTTTACCTGATTGAAGACGCAGGTTTCAAGGGAGAAAACATTCATATCATTGAAGCGCTACCGGTCCTCGGCGGCAGCAACGACGGCGCCGGCGCCAAACAGGAAGGCTTTGTATGCCGCGGCGGCAGGATGCTCAACGAAGAAACATACGAGAACTTCTGGGACCTCACCAGCCGCATCCCGTCCCTCGAAGTACCCAATATCTCCGTAAAAGACGAGATACTGGCTTTCGACCACGCTAACCCCACCCACGCAAAAGCGCGACTGATCGACAAATACGGTAAGATCCTCGATGTACATTCTATGGGTTTTGATCACGACGACCGTATGAAGATGCTCAAGCTCTTTTTCACCGACGAAAATGAACTGGACCATATGACCATCCGCGAATGGTTTGGCGACCACTTCTTTACCACCAATTTCTGGTACATGTGGCAGACAACGTTCGCATGGCAGGAATGGTCCAGCCTCTTTGAATTCAGGAGATACATGAACCGCATGATCCTTGAGTTTTCCCGGATAGACACGCTGGAAGGCGTTACCAGGACACCTTACAACCAATATGAATCCGTGATATTGCCCATCAAAAAATATCTTGACAAATTCGGGATAGACTATTCCCTGAAAAGGACAGTAACCGATCTCGTTTTCAAAGATGGCGACGGTATCACGGTAACGGCTATACAATACCAGGACGCCGACGGAAAAACCGGCAGTATCGCCTTACAGGAAGGCGACCTGTGTTTCTTCACCAACGGCTGTATCACCGATAACTCCAACAACGGCGATTACAAAACACCGGCCCGCTACCTGCCGGACAATCCGCCTTCTTTCGCACTCTGGAAAAAAATCGCGCTCAAAAAACCGCGTCTCGGCAACCCGGACCCTTTCTTCGGTAAACCCGACGAAACCAAATGGTACTCCTTTACCGCTACTTTCCGGGGCAATACCATGCTGAAGCTCATAGAGGCCTTCTCCGGCAATAAGCCCGGCAGCGGCGCACTCATGACCTTCCGCGACTCTTCCTGGCGTATGTCCATCGTGGTAGCCGCGCAACCGCATTTCAAAGCGCAGGGCGACGATACCACCATCTTCTGGGGCTACGGCCTCTATCCCGACAGGACCGGCGACTTTGTCCAAAAACGGATGATCGACTGCACCGGTGAAGAAATCCTCACGGAACTCATTCACCAACTGCATTTTGAACAACATGAAAACGAGATCAAAGAAAGCGTCGTCAATGTCATCCCCGTGATGATGCCCTATATCGACGCATTGTTTCAGCCGCACGCCAAAGCCGATCGCCCGCCGGTAGTACCCAAAGGCTCCACTAACCTGGCCATGATCAGCCAGTTTGTGGAAATCCCGCAGGATATGGTGTTTACAGAAGAATACTCCGTCAGGGCCGCCCGCACCGCCGTATACACGCTGCTCAACATTGATAAGGAAGTAGCGCCGGTAACGCCTTACAACCGCCGCCCAGACGTACTGGCGAAAGCCGTACACACCGCTTACCGTTAA
- a CDS encoding GNAT family N-acetyltransferase: MTTDETYEQADPHVVETWLKGWSLARELPLPIADHGGLRVDVGWPDQQTRYVFPALGPGLFHFANTIVQPAVFLKICAPASLVRPVLPPRWVIQAPGFMMTRTLPAHPSRLPLPEGYTLTFDTANAGPIASIHASNGEVAASGRLAIVDDYIIYDRIATTPAHQRRGLGSAVMAALTTEAVSRGIRKGILVATPAGKALYETLGWKMYSLYTTAVIPHN; this comes from the coding sequence ATGACAACAGATGAAACATATGAGCAAGCAGACCCTCATGTAGTGGAAACATGGCTGAAAGGATGGTCACTGGCGCGGGAACTCCCTCTTCCGATAGCCGACCACGGCGGACTTAGGGTAGATGTAGGATGGCCTGACCAACAAACACGATACGTTTTTCCTGCGCTCGGTCCCGGTTTATTTCATTTCGCCAACACCATCGTTCAGCCGGCAGTTTTTCTCAAAATATGTGCGCCGGCATCCCTCGTAAGACCTGTGCTTCCTCCCCGCTGGGTAATACAGGCGCCCGGATTTATGATGACCCGCACCCTGCCTGCCCACCCCTCCCGCTTACCGCTGCCGGAAGGATACACACTGACTTTTGACACCGCCAACGCCGGCCCCATCGCCAGCATACATGCATCCAACGGCGAAGTAGCGGCCAGCGGCCGCCTGGCTATCGTTGACGACTACATCATTTATGACCGCATCGCCACCACGCCGGCGCATCAGCGCCGCGGGCTGGGAAGCGCCGTCATGGCCGCCCTCACCACTGAAGCCGTCTCGCGTGGCATCAGGAAGGGCATACTCGTGGCCACCCCCGCCGGTAAAGCACTGTATGAAACGCTCGGCTGGAAAATGTACTCGCTGTACACCACTGCAGTTATCCCGCACAATTAA
- a CDS encoding peroxiredoxin, which produces METDLTYLPPHLPVPEDDGACDHLSGIQIPAVQLPSTDGTKVSLRDIPGRLVIYCYPMTGPSHIPLPPGWDEIPGARGCTPQACSFRDHYQELQQLQTAVFGMSTQSPEMQRSERERIHLPFHLLSDEQRYFSEALRLPLHYVESLVLLKRVTLVFEDGYLRKYFYPVFPPDKNIDAVLAYLKATTR; this is translated from the coding sequence ATGGAAACGGATCTGACTTATTTACCGCCGCATCTGCCGGTGCCGGAAGACGACGGTGCCTGCGATCATCTCAGCGGCATACAAATACCGGCGGTTCAGCTGCCATCTACCGACGGGACAAAGGTATCGCTGCGGGATATACCGGGCAGACTAGTGATTTACTGTTACCCAATGACTGGGCCTTCGCATATCCCGCTGCCACCGGGATGGGACGAGATACCCGGCGCCCGTGGATGCACGCCACAGGCCTGCTCTTTCCGGGACCATTACCAGGAGCTGCAGCAGCTGCAGACGGCCGTATTCGGTATGAGCACCCAATCACCGGAGATGCAGCGTTCCGAACGGGAACGCATACACCTTCCCTTTCATCTCCTGAGCGACGAACAACGATACTTCAGCGAAGCGCTGCGGCTGCCGCTGCATTATGTGGAGTCACTGGTACTGCTGAAAAGAGTGACGCTCGTCTTCGAAGACGGATATCTTCGCAAATATTTTTACCCTGTATTCCCGCCAGATAAAAATATCGACGCCGTGCTGGCATATCTGAAGGCTACTACCAGGTAA
- a CDS encoding NUDIX hydrolase: MNYIDCVGLIVVENRELLLAFSKNKGAWYLPGGKVDAGETPLQAMQREIKEELNMDLTADSLQWYYHITAPAFGEKDLLMRQDCFRHQLRQTPQPSAEIGAVRFFSLEAYRQEPHQVRGVLLAFEKLQQDGLVD, encoded by the coding sequence ATGAACTACATAGATTGTGTTGGCCTGATTGTCGTTGAAAACAGGGAGCTGCTGCTGGCTTTCAGTAAGAACAAAGGCGCCTGGTACCTGCCGGGCGGCAAGGTGGATGCCGGCGAAACACCGCTGCAGGCCATGCAGCGGGAAATAAAAGAAGAGCTGAACATGGACCTTACAGCGGACAGCCTGCAATGGTATTATCACATCACGGCGCCTGCTTTCGGCGAAAAAGACCTGCTCATGCGGCAGGATTGTTTCCGGCATCAGCTGCGGCAAACACCGCAGCCTTCCGCGGAAATAGGCGCCGTACGCTTCTTCAGCCTGGAAGCTTACCGGCAGGAACCTCACCAGGTGCGCGGCGTATTGCTGGCATTTGAAAAACTGCAACAGGACGGACTGGTGGATTAA
- a CDS encoding Crp/Fnr family transcriptional regulator: MQRMYDFLRQQVNISEEDWRIFSACFEPKTYPAKTFYLQAGETENYLTFVDSGVVRFYVENGNGDETTVGFAFDGWFMCVYSSFYTREPSRYYGETITETRLWRIHHDDLQRMYDRLRIVDRIGRLATEQMLLIKSARELSLLTKTAEERYLDLLRLAPQLFRYVPLKHLASYIGITPQALSRIRKRIS, from the coding sequence ATGCAGCGCATGTACGATTTTCTCCGTCAGCAGGTCAATATTTCCGAGGAGGACTGGCGTATTTTTTCCGCTTGCTTCGAGCCGAAAACATATCCGGCTAAAACCTTCTATTTGCAGGCGGGGGAGACGGAGAACTATCTCACCTTCGTGGACAGCGGCGTGGTGCGCTTCTACGTGGAAAACGGCAACGGCGATGAAACCACTGTCGGATTTGCGTTTGACGGGTGGTTTATGTGCGTATACAGTTCGTTTTATACCCGTGAGCCTTCGCGTTACTACGGTGAAACCATCACGGAGACGCGGTTGTGGCGTATTCATCATGACGATCTGCAGCGAATGTACGACCGGCTGCGGATCGTAGACAGGATAGGCAGGCTGGCGACGGAACAGATGTTGCTGATCAAATCCGCCAGGGAGCTGTCGTTGCTGACGAAGACGGCCGAAGAACGTTACCTGGACCTGCTCCGCCTGGCGCCGCAGTTGTTCCGCTATGTACCTTTGAAACACCTCGCTTCCTACATCGGTATCACCCCTCAGGCACTCAGCCGCATCCGTAAACGGATTTCTTAA
- a CDS encoding class I SAM-dependent methyltransferase, which yields MSHTDPIRPLTRGIYTCLDNPARASYDCKAGYYERLVSTRWFNRFFWDTSRQDYQAFAADAILRSSGTVLDIGCGGLAQTAHLYRATGNDCILLDRSVEMLKIARARLSGGGRPLPAHIQLLQGDAFQLPFPDNTFDTVCSFGTIHLFDNKQAFVNEALRVLKPGGRYYFYSMTSQRKISRVFMSSLRLIHEFGEVYSVAQTVALFGQPSLQVKSYVIGSTVFIHGQKIK from the coding sequence GTGAGCCATACCGATCCAATCCGCCCGCTGACACGGGGCATCTACACCTGCCTGGACAACCCCGCCCGGGCCTCTTATGACTGTAAGGCCGGCTACTACGAAAGGCTGGTCAGTACCCGCTGGTTCAACCGCTTTTTCTGGGACACCTCCCGGCAGGACTACCAGGCGTTCGCCGCCGATGCTATTCTCCGTTCATCCGGCACCGTGCTGGACATCGGTTGTGGCGGCCTCGCGCAAACGGCGCACCTGTACAGGGCTACCGGCAATGACTGCATACTGCTGGACCGCTCCGTCGAAATGCTGAAGATAGCGCGGGCCAGGCTCTCAGGGGGCGGCCGGCCGTTGCCCGCCCATATACAGCTGTTGCAGGGCGACGCCTTTCAGCTGCCTTTCCCGGACAATACTTTCGACACCGTCTGCAGCTTTGGCACCATTCACCTTTTTGACAATAAACAGGCGTTTGTAAACGAAGCGCTGCGGGTGCTGAAACCCGGTGGCCGCTACTATTTCTATTCGATGACCAGCCAAAGGAAGATCAGCCGCGTTTTTATGTCATCCCTGCGGCTGATACATGAATTCGGCGAAGTGTATTCTGTTGCCCAAACGGTAGCCCTGTTTGGTCAACCTTCCCTGCAGGTCAAAAGTTATGTGATCGGCAGTACCGTATTTATTCACGGACAGAAGATAAAATAG